One window from the genome of Pelodictyon luteolum DSM 273 encodes:
- a CDS encoding alpha-E domain-containing protein, with protein MLSRVAESLFWMSRYVERAENTARFLDVNFNLLLDLNRITTVETPDCWIALILVTSDREKFDSLYGQYGAETVTDYLVFNRNNPNSIISCIGLARENARSVIESISSEMWEQINNLYHYLQTVTPQSVQNDPFSFYREIKNASHLFQGITDSTFPRNEGWDFVQIAKYLERADNAARLIDVKYHMLETSHAGHGDVVSGSVDIIQWMAVLKSCSALEAFRKVYFARIKPQSILEFLILDRTFPRSINFSVCAAKDALWRLSGGSAGRSFNSADRLIGKMEAELSYTTMDDIASKGLHSYLAGLEQGIMDVGEQTHLTYFAYHTPEIEPVEEGLRTTFSGNGGKRAEWSQAQQQQQQAYCR; from the coding sequence ATGCTGAGCCGTGTCGCCGAATCACTTTTCTGGATGAGCAGGTACGTTGAACGTGCAGAGAACACTGCGCGCTTTCTGGACGTGAACTTCAACCTCCTGCTTGACCTCAACCGCATCACGACGGTTGAAACCCCCGACTGCTGGATCGCCCTTATACTCGTCACCAGCGACCGGGAGAAGTTCGACAGCCTGTATGGCCAGTACGGAGCCGAAACGGTCACCGACTATCTCGTCTTCAACCGCAACAACCCGAACTCCATCATCTCCTGCATCGGTCTGGCCAGAGAGAACGCCCGGAGCGTGATTGAGAGCATTTCAAGCGAAATGTGGGAGCAGATCAACAACCTCTACCACTACCTGCAGACCGTCACCCCGCAGAGCGTGCAGAACGATCCGTTCAGCTTCTACCGTGAGATCAAGAACGCCTCGCACCTCTTCCAGGGCATCACCGACAGTACCTTCCCGCGAAACGAAGGCTGGGACTTCGTGCAGATCGCCAAATACCTGGAACGGGCTGATAACGCCGCCCGGTTGATCGACGTGAAATACCACATGCTTGAAACAAGCCATGCCGGCCACGGTGACGTGGTCAGCGGATCGGTGGACATCATCCAGTGGATGGCGGTCCTGAAAAGCTGCAGTGCGCTTGAAGCCTTCCGGAAAGTATATTTCGCGCGCATAAAGCCGCAGAGCATCCTGGAGTTCCTCATTCTCGACCGGACCTTCCCGCGCAGCATCAACTTCTCCGTCTGCGCCGCAAAAGATGCGCTCTGGCGACTCTCGGGCGGCTCTGCGGGACGCTCGTTCAACAGTGCAGACCGGCTCATCGGAAAAATGGAGGCGGAGCTGAGCTACACCACGATGGACGATATTGCCTCTAAAGGCCTCCACAGCTATCTTGCAGGACTTGAACAGGGAATCATGGATGTCGGCGAGCAGACCCACCTTACTTATTTCGCCTACCACACCCCGGAAATAGAACCGGTCGAGGAGGGGCTCCGCACCACATTCAGCGGCAACGGAGGAAAACGGGCCGAATGGAGCCAGGCCCAGCAGCAGCAACAGCAGGCATACTGCCGATAA
- a CDS encoding NAD-dependent epimerase, whose product MNVLVTGAAGFIGSSVSGRLLERGDCVTGVDNMNDYYEVSLKEARLQQLTPHEAFTFVEADIADRKAMEELFARGKFDRVVNLAAQAGVRYSITNPHSYIESNIVGFINILEGCRHNGVRHLVYASSSSVYGANETMPFSVHDNVDHPLSLYAASKKANELMAHTYSHLYRLPTTGLRFFTVYGPWGRPDMALFLFTDAILKGKPIKVFNYGKHRRDFTYIDDIVEGVIRTLDHVAEPNPLWSGAKPDPGSSRAPWRVYNIGNSKPVELMDYIAALERELGRTAEKEMLPLQPGDVPDTYADVDQLIEDVQYKPSTTVDDGIRRFVAWYREYYGING is encoded by the coding sequence ATGAATGTACTGGTGACCGGCGCTGCCGGATTTATAGGCTCCAGCGTCTCGGGGAGACTGCTCGAGCGAGGCGATTGTGTAACGGGGGTCGACAACATGAACGACTATTATGAGGTCTCGCTGAAGGAGGCCCGCCTCCAACAGCTTACCCCGCACGAGGCATTCACCTTTGTTGAGGCCGATATTGCCGACAGGAAGGCGATGGAGGAACTGTTTGCCCGGGGGAAATTCGACCGGGTCGTCAACCTTGCAGCCCAGGCCGGCGTGCGCTACTCGATCACCAACCCGCACTCCTACATCGAAAGCAACATCGTCGGGTTCATCAACATCCTTGAAGGGTGCCGGCACAACGGTGTCCGGCATCTGGTTTATGCCTCATCGAGCTCGGTATACGGCGCCAACGAAACCATGCCGTTCTCGGTGCATGACAATGTCGACCACCCTCTTTCGCTGTATGCCGCAAGCAAGAAGGCCAACGAGCTGATGGCCCACACCTACAGCCACCTTTACCGGCTCCCGACAACCGGCCTGCGTTTCTTTACCGTTTACGGCCCGTGGGGCAGGCCCGACATGGCGCTGTTCCTTTTCACCGACGCCATCCTGAAGGGCAAGCCGATCAAAGTCTTCAACTACGGCAAACACCGTCGCGACTTCACCTACATCGACGACATCGTCGAGGGGGTCATCCGTACCCTCGACCATGTGGCAGAGCCGAACCCGCTGTGGTCGGGGGCAAAACCCGATCCCGGTTCCAGCCGCGCGCCCTGGAGGGTATACAACATCGGCAACAGTAAACCCGTCGAGCTGATGGACTATATCGCAGCCCTTGAGCGAGAGCTCGGCCGGACTGCTGAAAAGGAGATGCTTCCGCTCCAGCCCGGTGACGTGCCCGACACCTACGCCGATGTGGACCAGCTGATCGAGGATGTGCAGTACAAGCCTTCAACCACCGTTGATGACGGTATCAGGCGGTTTGTTGCATGGTATCGTGAGTACTACGGCATCAACGGCTGA
- a CDS encoding recombinase family protein: MTDTTTKTGRQIGYARVSTTGQELNLQLDALKQAGIPDKLIFIDKASGAKTERPGLAACMTELQAGDTLVIWRLDRLGRSLKHLIEIVEELKGRGVGFRSISDGGIDTTTASGEMVFNIFATLAQFERRLIQERAQAGLKAARSKGKKGGRPKITADDPKVQMAKKMSKNLSISVG, encoded by the coding sequence ATGACCGATACAACAACAAAAACCGGAAGGCAGATAGGCTATGCCCGAGTCTCGACTACCGGTCAGGAACTCAACCTGCAGCTTGATGCCCTGAAGCAAGCCGGCATACCTGACAAACTCATCTTCATCGACAAGGCAAGTGGAGCAAAAACGGAACGGCCGGGTCTCGCAGCCTGCATGACGGAACTGCAGGCAGGGGATACGCTCGTCATCTGGCGGCTGGACCGACTCGGCCGGTCCCTGAAACACCTCATCGAGATCGTCGAAGAGCTGAAGGGCCGGGGAGTAGGGTTCCGCTCAATCAGTGACGGCGGTATTGATACCACCACCGCGTCCGGCGAGATGGTGTTCAACATCTTCGCTACCCTGGCGCAATTCGAGCGGCGATTGATCCAGGAGCGGGCGCAGGCAGGGTTGAAGGCCGCCCGGTCAAAAGGCAAGAAGGGGGGGCGGCCGAAGATCACTGCTGATGATCCGAAGGTGCAGATGGCAAAGAAAATGAGCAAGAACCTCAGCATCAGTGTCGGGTGA
- a CDS encoding response regulator: protein MAQQTILLVEDEPHTKRLISYVLESKGFHVMVAENGSVALDICKNNVPDLILSDVMMPVMDGLELRRKVLQDAALSAIPFIFLSARAQTHEIINAEKLNPIAYITKPVEPDEITNIINGILKKNS from the coding sequence ATGGCCCAGCAAACAATCCTTCTCGTTGAAGACGAACCACATACAAAAAGGCTGATTTCCTACGTCCTTGAGTCAAAAGGCTTTCATGTCATGGTCGCAGAAAACGGCAGTGTAGCCCTTGATATATGTAAAAACAACGTGCCCGATCTCATTCTCTCTGATGTAATGATGCCGGTTATGGACGGACTTGAGCTCCGCAGAAAAGTGCTTCAGGACGCAGCACTGTCCGCAATTCCGTTCATCTTCCTTTCCGCCAGGGCACAGACGCATGAAATCATCAATGCAGAGAAACTCAACCCGATTGCATATATCACGAAGCCTGTCGAACCGGATGAAATCACTAATATCATTAATGGTATCCTCAAAAAAAATTCATGA
- a CDS encoding chemotaxis protein CheD — translation MKKTAKTDTEDAFKFRSTFGEHYYDGYGARHETPHIVAYTGEVTAAGPGRVLISSPLGSCIAVCAYDPGTRVGGLAHVMLPGVPPAHAETGKDRYAAHALETLFSVMQNEGADPGNLLICLIGGANVLRREHDTIHIDNLRSLTSLILQRNLPICRTMTGGSERMMARMETKTGRIFQTTGNNPEEMLFDYFTHNIENPDN, via the coding sequence ATGAAGAAAACTGCGAAGACAGATACGGAGGACGCCTTCAAGTTCCGGAGTACATTTGGAGAACATTATTATGACGGATACGGTGCCCGGCATGAAACACCGCACATCGTCGCCTATACCGGCGAGGTTACAGCGGCAGGTCCCGGCAGAGTGCTGATTTCCAGCCCCCTTGGCTCATGCATAGCCGTCTGTGCATACGATCCGGGAACTCGAGTCGGAGGACTGGCGCATGTCATGCTGCCGGGAGTCCCTCCGGCACATGCTGAGACAGGAAAGGACCGCTATGCCGCCCATGCCCTCGAAACGCTCTTCAGCGTAATGCAGAACGAAGGGGCAGACCCGGGAAATCTTCTCATTTGCCTTATCGGCGGTGCCAATGTCCTAAGGCGCGAACACGATACCATACATATTGACAACCTACGATCACTGACCAGCCTCATCCTGCAAAGAAATCTCCCAATCTGTCGAACCATGACAGGAGGCAGTGAGCGGATGATGGCTAGAATGGAGACAAAAACCGGCAGAATTTTCCAGACCACAGGAAACAACCCCGAAGAGATGCTTTTCGATTACTTCACCCACAATATCGAGAACCCCGACAATTAG
- a CDS encoding AlbA family DNA-binding domain-containing protein codes for MHLIRRPHSARPLLELVGEGEGLYTEFKRKVHSPQKIARPIAAFANTGGGVMLIGIDDDGSIVGIQSEKEALEVVYEAIRHHIDPVPDVDAYIEMHRRRMVLAIVVPESARKPHFHLSTAIDSNTGKSCTVRKVYFREGSRSRAMTDEAAFRMKSAAGCR; via the coding sequence ATGCATCTCATCCGCCGCCCGCATTCCGCACGCCCCCTTCTCGAGCTCGTAGGAGAAGGAGAGGGACTATACACCGAATTCAAGCGGAAAGTCCACTCACCCCAGAAAATCGCCCGTCCAATAGCCGCATTCGCCAACACCGGCGGAGGCGTCATGCTCATCGGCATTGACGATGACGGAAGCATTGTCGGCATCCAGAGTGAAAAAGAAGCGCTTGAAGTCGTCTATGAGGCAATCCGCCACCATATCGACCCCGTCCCCGACGTCGACGCCTACATTGAAATGCACCGCCGGCGTATGGTTCTGGCCATTGTCGTCCCCGAAAGCGCCCGGAAGCCCCACTTCCACCTCAGCACGGCCATCGACAGCAACACGGGGAAATCCTGTACGGTACGGAAGGTCTATTTCAGGGAAGGGAGCCGCAGCAGGGCGATGACAGACGAAGCCGCCTTCCGCATGAAGTCAGCGGCCGGCTGCAGGTGA
- a CDS encoding circularly permuted type 2 ATP-grasp protein, which translates to MKRFFDNYDADASRFFDELVAREGGPRPHYEKLLRRFAMFSQEDVKTRREMTNIFFRSQGITFTVYGLEEGIERIFPFDLIPRVIPAAEWALIERGLAQRIAALNLFLYDIYHTQNILRDKVIPAELILGSQHFRREFVGVTPPQGIYIHVAGSDIIRDGEGRYLVLEDNLRTPSGVSYMLQNRQAMKRAFPVLFSQYKVRPVEDYPQELLRTLQEVSPPLQREPNVVVLTPGIYNSAYFEHSFLARQMGVELTEGRDLVVNDNVVYKRTTRGLERVDVIYRRVDDAYLDPLCFRPDSKLGVAGLINAYRKGNVTLANAIGTGIADDKVIYSFVPKMIKYYLGEDPVLENVPTWLPGTPSDMKYILEHLDELVVKSANESGGYGMLIGPESTAQEQEQFRELIVANPRNYIAQPTISLSRHPSLLNDSEMYGCHIDLRPYVLTGKKTTIVPGGLTRVALKRGSLVVNSSQGGGSKDTWVVDE; encoded by the coding sequence ATGAAGCGTTTTTTCGACAACTACGATGCTGATGCATCCCGGTTTTTCGACGAGCTTGTCGCGCGGGAGGGAGGGCCGAGGCCCCATTATGAAAAGCTGCTCCGGCGGTTCGCCATGTTTTCACAGGAGGATGTGAAAACAAGGAGGGAGATGACGAACATCTTCTTCCGCAGCCAGGGCATCACCTTCACCGTCTACGGTCTTGAGGAGGGCATTGAGAGGATCTTCCCCTTCGACCTCATTCCGAGGGTCATCCCGGCGGCGGAATGGGCGCTTATCGAACGGGGGCTCGCCCAGAGGATTGCGGCGTTGAACCTCTTTCTCTACGACATCTACCATACCCAGAATATCCTGCGCGACAAGGTCATTCCGGCAGAACTCATACTCGGCAGCCAGCATTTCCGCCGCGAGTTCGTCGGCGTCACCCCGCCGCAGGGCATATACATCCACGTTGCCGGCAGCGACATCATCCGGGACGGGGAAGGCCGGTATCTGGTGCTTGAGGACAACCTCCGGACCCCGAGCGGTGTCTCCTACATGCTGCAGAACCGTCAGGCGATGAAACGGGCCTTCCCGGTTCTTTTCAGCCAGTACAAGGTGCGCCCCGTGGAAGACTACCCGCAGGAGCTGCTCCGCACCCTTCAGGAAGTGAGCCCGCCGCTCCAGAGGGAACCCAACGTCGTGGTGCTCACCCCGGGCATCTATAACTCCGCATACTTCGAACACAGCTTCCTTGCCCGTCAGATGGGCGTGGAGCTCACCGAGGGCCGTGACCTCGTCGTAAACGACAATGTCGTCTACAAACGGACCACACGGGGACTTGAACGGGTCGATGTGATCTACCGGCGCGTCGACGATGCCTATCTCGATCCGCTCTGCTTCAGGCCCGACTCCAAGCTCGGGGTCGCAGGGCTCATCAATGCCTACCGGAAAGGCAATGTGACTCTGGCTAATGCCATCGGCACCGGCATTGCCGACGACAAGGTCATATACAGCTTCGTGCCGAAGATGATCAAATACTACCTCGGGGAGGACCCCGTGCTCGAAAACGTCCCGACCTGGCTGCCGGGAACCCCGTCCGACATGAAGTATATCCTTGAGCATCTTGACGAGCTGGTGGTCAAGTCCGCCAACGAATCCGGCGGATACGGCATGCTGATCGGACCCGAGTCGACTGCGCAGGAGCAGGAACAGTTCAGGGAACTCATCGTGGCAAATCCCCGCAACTACATCGCACAGCCGACCATATCGCTCTCGCGCCATCCGAGCCTCCTCAACGACTCTGAGATGTACGGATGCCACATCGATCTGCGCCCGTATGTGCTGACCGGAAAAAAGACCACGATCGTACCCGGTGGGCTGACCCGCGTGGCGCTCAAGCGAGGTTCGCTGGTCGTCAACTCCTCGCAGGGCGGGGGCAGCAAAGACACCTGGGTCGTCGACGAATAA
- a CDS encoding GAF domain-containing protein, with translation MICTPPEAPRRRSYAFLQETISSLCASFPENMRSLTRRACEMSDCPASLYIRIREDGKTRYLAAGHAVSKGLLGITMPQEHEGPAMDHWILEHTGFEHTLSFPVSLRSGRYAYLTMLADKPRRLTIKQYDALEVITLALTHAEELQDASRGNLTQELFSSSQERAREQCGETLLTSVCRELVEQHGAESAWIALVDRTRVPDGRFFHAGLTTDETARLDTMLKEGKISGCASRSMNTADGQVISSPRLKCSACPMSEDFDGFGHLSIGICFNDQPYGWLTVSVPSRYISDHIQHAVLQDLIASLGISLHSRELDRQNLETQKSRERMLKHFERLSAFRIKQVEMMKNASVRKILQATIDEAEEWTESRIGFFHFIEAEHETISMQAWSTRTIESMCRMKDMYGHYQLDHAGIWADAIREKRTVTHNDYASAPNRKGLPEDHAELLRDMAVPIIRNGRVMAILGVGNKSRYYDEDDAFWVAALADQTWEIIENKLFVEHQELMRHQLEHAKKMEMIGNLASGLTHEINNPLNFIRLNIANLDEDFPNLTNLVTLYRQLLEGMESIDACSPITREIRSREEAIDIDGLMENLSAVIASTRHGVERITGITRSMRNFSFKNLTDTHINSNINKTIQDTLLIVNHESADTADIRTDLGKIPAVACNPSQIGQVVLNLLMNSLQAIRQQKRTVKGQIGIKTWADTTRIYCSITDDGPGIEQSVRQEIFTPFYTTKERGIGTGLGLSISYDIIVHKHQGQLDFECPPEGGTVFTMALPLQQETASNQREVQS, from the coding sequence ATGATCTGCACACCCCCCGAAGCACCCCGAAGGCGCTCCTACGCTTTCCTTCAGGAAACCATTTCGTCGCTCTGCGCCTCATTCCCGGAAAACATGCGCAGCCTGACACGCAGGGCATGTGAGATGAGCGACTGCCCGGCATCTCTCTACATCAGGATCAGGGAAGATGGCAAAACCCGGTACCTGGCTGCAGGCCATGCTGTCAGCAAAGGGCTTTTGGGCATAACGATGCCGCAGGAGCACGAAGGGCCTGCCATGGACCACTGGATCCTTGAACATACAGGCTTTGAACATACATTGAGCTTTCCCGTCTCGCTGAGAAGCGGAAGGTATGCATACCTGACCATGCTCGCAGATAAGCCCCGTCGGCTCACCATCAAGCAGTATGATGCTCTTGAAGTCATCACCCTTGCGCTCACGCACGCCGAAGAGCTCCAGGATGCTTCGCGGGGAAACCTCACCCAAGAGCTCTTCAGCAGTAGCCAGGAACGCGCCAGAGAGCAATGTGGCGAAACCCTGCTGACGAGCGTATGCCGGGAACTGGTTGAACAACACGGAGCCGAAAGTGCCTGGATAGCCCTTGTTGACCGTACACGGGTTCCCGATGGCCGATTCTTTCATGCAGGGTTGACGACCGATGAAACCGCCCGCCTCGACACCATGCTTAAAGAGGGCAAGATCTCCGGGTGTGCGTCACGTTCCATGAACACCGCAGACGGGCAGGTTATCAGTTCACCCCGCTTGAAATGCAGTGCATGCCCCATGTCGGAAGACTTTGACGGATTCGGACACCTGAGCATCGGGATCTGCTTTAACGATCAACCGTACGGATGGCTGACAGTATCGGTTCCGAGCAGATACATTTCAGACCATATCCAGCATGCCGTACTTCAGGACCTTATCGCTTCACTCGGTATAAGCCTGCATTCGAGAGAGCTTGACCGACAGAACCTCGAAACCCAGAAAAGCCGGGAACGCATGCTGAAGCACTTTGAGCGGCTTTCGGCATTCCGGATAAAACAGGTGGAAATGATGAAGAACGCTTCCGTCAGGAAGATCCTTCAGGCAACAATCGACGAAGCTGAAGAGTGGACGGAAAGTCGAATCGGTTTTTTTCATTTCATCGAAGCGGAACATGAAACCATATCCATGCAGGCCTGGTCAACGAGGACGATTGAATCCATGTGCCGCATGAAAGACATGTACGGGCATTACCAGCTCGACCATGCCGGAATATGGGCCGATGCCATCCGTGAAAAGCGCACCGTCACCCATAACGATTACGCCTCAGCTCCGAATCGTAAAGGTCTGCCGGAGGACCACGCAGAGCTTTTGCGGGACATGGCAGTTCCAATCATCCGAAACGGCAGGGTCATGGCGATCCTCGGCGTTGGCAACAAATCGCGATACTATGACGAGGATGATGCCTTCTGGGTAGCAGCCCTTGCTGACCAGACCTGGGAGATCATCGAAAACAAACTCTTTGTTGAACATCAGGAACTGATGCGGCATCAGCTTGAGCATGCAAAGAAAATGGAGATGATCGGCAACCTCGCATCAGGTCTTACCCACGAAATCAATAATCCACTTAATTTCATCCGCCTGAATATTGCAAACCTCGATGAGGACTTCCCCAACCTTACCAACCTTGTCACCCTCTACCGACAGTTGCTTGAGGGTATGGAAAGCATAGATGCATGCAGCCCTATAACCAGAGAAATCCGTTCCCGGGAAGAAGCCATCGATATTGATGGCCTGATGGAAAACCTTTCAGCAGTAATTGCATCGACACGGCACGGGGTGGAACGCATTACCGGCATTACCCGGAGCATGCGAAACTTCTCCTTCAAGAACCTGACTGATACACACATCAACTCAAACATCAATAAAACAATTCAGGACACCCTGTTGATCGTCAACCATGAGAGCGCCGACACCGCCGATATCCGGACTGACCTCGGTAAAATCCCCGCGGTGGCGTGCAATCCGTCTCAAATCGGCCAGGTTGTCCTGAACCTCCTGATGAACAGCCTGCAGGCCATCAGGCAACAGAAAAGAACCGTCAAGGGACAGATAGGAATAAAAACCTGGGCTGACACCACACGGATCTACTGCTCGATTACCGATGACGGTCCGGGCATCGAGCAGTCGGTTAGGCAGGAAATCTTCACCCCGTTTTATACGACAAAGGAACGCGGAATCGGTACGGGTCTCGGACTGAGTATTTCCTATGACATCATTGTTCATAAGCATCAGGGACAGCTCGACTTTGAATGTCCCCCGGAAGGGGGAACGGTCTTCACCATGGCATTACCGCTGCAACAGGAAACTGCCTCCAATCAAAGAGAGGTCCAATCATGA